One window of the Chelonoidis abingdonii isolate Lonesome George chromosome 3, CheloAbing_2.0, whole genome shotgun sequence genome contains the following:
- the LOC116821791 gene encoding large ribosomal subunit protein P1-like: MASSSEFACIYVALILHDDQVTIMEDKINALIKKAGINVEPFWLGLFTKALANIDIGSLICNVGAGGAPATAAPFGGSAPDGGAPTAEEKKEEEKKEESEESDDNMGFGLFD, encoded by the coding sequence ATGGCCTCCAGCTCTGAGTTTGCCTGCATCTATGTCGCGCTCATCCTGCATGACGACCAAGTCACCATCATGGAGGACAAAATTAATGCACTTATTAAAAAAGCTGGAATAAATGTTGAACCTTTCTGGCTGGGCCTGTTCACCAAGGCTCTAGCTAACATTGACATTGGAAGCTTGATCTGTAATGTAGGAGCTGGTGGTGCTCCAGCTACTGCTGCTCCTTTTGGGGGTTCTGCTCCTGATGGTGGGGCTCCCACtgctgaggagaagaaagaagaagaaaagaaagaagaatctgAGGAATCTGATGATAACATGGGCTTTGGTCTCTTTGACTAA